In Uranotaenia lowii strain MFRU-FL unplaced genomic scaffold, ASM2978415v1 HiC_scaffold_925, whole genome shotgun sequence, the following are encoded in one genomic region:
- the LOC129760975 gene encoding antigen 5 like allergen Cul n 1-like, with protein MANEMKLAFWIGAGLLILILEVVNGAEDYCDPHLCDPGVKHIGCDNPNQLDPSCEEGFVYEMNDKLKKLIVDTHNDYRNQVAKGTINWLQSSSNMVAMDWDDDLAYLAELNVKTCSGDHDKCHNTVDYPSSGQNIASWGTSGSEIDVDKKLPDLIWQWWDERHKSNQRQINKLFDKKNTLHFTMLARDKANRVGCGLIRNKQNGWYWLTLTCNYAYTNMIGTRVYKSGTPCSECKTGCDKKWDGLCTKDEPVDL; from the exons ATGGCAAACGAGATGAAGTTGGCGTTCTGGATCGGGGCCGGATtgctgatcctgatcctggagGTGGTCAATGGCGCCGAGGATTATTGCGATCCGCATCTTTGCGATCCCGGAGTGAAACACATCGGCTGTGACAATCCGAATCAACTGGATCCGAGCTGTGAGGAGGGTTTCGTCTACGAGATGAACGACAAGCTGAAGAAACTGATCGTGGACACCCACAACGACTACCGGAACCAGGTGGCCAAGGGAACGATCAACTGGCTGCAGTCTTCCTCCAACATGGTTGCTATG GATTGGGATGACGATCTAGCATATTTGGCCGAGTTGAACGTGAAAACGTGCAGCGGTGATCACGACAAGTGTCACAACACCGTGGACTATCCGTCCTCCGGACAGAATATTGCGTCATGGGGAACGAGCGGATCCGAGATCGATGTGGACAAAAAGCTGCCGGACCTGATCTGGCAGTGGTGGGACGAACGGCACAAATCGAATCAGAGGCAGATCAACAAACTGTTCGACAAGAAGAACACTCTACACTTCACGATGCTGGCCCGGGACAAGGCTAATCGAGTGGGCTGTGGTCTGATCCGGAACAAACAGAACGGCTGGTACTGGCTGACGTTGACCTGTAACTATGCGTACACCAACATGATCGGAACCCGGGTCTACAAGTCCGGAACGCCGTGTTCCGAGTGTAAAACCGGATGTGACAAAAAGTGGGACGGTCTGTGTACCAAGGATGAACCGGTTGATTTGTAA